AAGTAACGAGAACAGTAAGATTTCCCCTTTTTAGTTAAGAAAAGCTACAAGCATAGGCAAAGGTCACAGCGCATAGTACGAATGCGAGAAGGATGAATATATAGTTTTTGGTTTTCATAAAGCTTGGTTATAATGATGGTATATTTTCTTTTTCGAAAATGTGTAGAGTACCTCCCAAATCTAATGCTCCTAGATATAATTCATTCCCTTTAATTTTTTGAATAATAGGGGTTTCTCCTAAAGCAGTTTCATCAAAATTATATATCCAGTCTACTTTAAAAGTTGTTCTATTTAATCCTCCTAATTTGCCATTTCTACTTGAAAAAAAGATGTGATTTTTTGATAACACAAAATGATTTAGATCGTTTCTAATATTAAGCTCCTTAAAATAACTGGTTAAATCTAAAAATGTAATTTTTCCAGTAATAGCATCAATCTCCCAATAAAATTCCCATGCAAAACCTATTAAAATATTATTTTTTGTGTCGAGGATTGTAGGCTCTGGTAATGGAATTGATGATGGGAGCCAATCTGACTTGAAAACATAAGGAATTCCACTTGCGCTTGGTAGTTTTTTAAAATTTTTAATAATCATTTATCTACTTATTCTATAGGTAAAAACAGCGGATGAAATATTAATTTTTCATTGATTGCTCATCCATAAAACCATGCGTGTCTATTAAACAGAGTTCTTTGTGTGATCTCATTTTTTTACAATCAAAATTCGTTGTCGTCGCTCTTTACTCTCCAAAAATCTTCAGTCAAATTTCTGTAAAACTTACTAGCAGGAATTCCATTGATTAAATCTTGATGAACCATTTTAATATCATTGACAAAATCAATTATATTAGAAGCTTTCGGAGTAAATCTTTGTTTTGCAAATCTATCTTCTAATACTATTGAGTCTTTATTATGTTGACCTATACCAAGTAATATAAATTGATCAGTTGCACACTCTGCAATGGGTATATAATTTAATTTATGAATTTCATCGTCCTTATCAAAAACCATCTTTAAAACGCTTTGTCCCTCATTTAATGAAAGAAAATTGTAAATGAGAAGCCTACCCTCATCAGGAGTATAAAGTTGTTCCAACATCTCAGTCTTTATATTCATCCTTGGGTCTAGATATTCAAATTTTCTCAATGTTGACCTAGAAATCAGAAAGTTTTCATAAAAACTCTTGTATATAGGAGGTAGATCAATATTTCCAGTGAAATTATCGACTGTATTTCTGATTTGAAATAGTTGTAAGCCTTCAAACATTTTTTAATTATACAAAAATAGTTTAATTACAAGGTTAAAATATTTTATGATAGTAGCACTTGCCTTATGAGACCAACGATCTTTTGAAAAATTAGAAATCGTTCTTAAGCCTGCCTCAATAAATGAATAAAACCCTTCTCTTTAAAAGTAAGCAATCAGTTTAGAGTGACACACCAATTTAAACCCAGAAATTTGATATCTTGTAGTACGCATTTATTATAGTACCTACACCATAAATATATCTTGAGCCTATTATGAAATATTTACTTCCTATTATTCTAGTTTATCTACTAGTTCTTTCTTGTGAGGAGCCAAAGCCACTTAGTTCTGTAGATCCAGTAAATTGGGAGAAGAGAACAGTCAAGAGTACGCTGAGTGATTCGCTCGAGACAGGAAGTACTTTTCTTTCTATTTATTCTCAAATATACCTACGTACAGAAAATGATCAAGCAGACTTAACGGCGACTATTAGTTTGCATAATCCTAATCGAGAAGCGCAGGTGTATGTTGACAAGGCAGTGTATTATAACACTTATGGCGAGCCAATACGTGTGTATTTTGATAAGACCATTTTTATCAAGCCTATGGAGACCGTTCAGATTGTTATAGATGGCGTGGATAAAGAAGGAGGAACGGGTGCAAACTTTATCTTCGACTGGAAAATAGAGCCTCATACAAATGAGCCTATCATCGAAGCGATTATGATAAGTACCTACGGCCAGCAAGGAATTTCTTTTGTTACTACAGGTAAAAAGCTATTGCGTTCTTAGAGATAGTAGCTACTTGTAAATAAATGAAATCCATTGAGTATGGCAACTACAGAAGACGAACTTAAAGAAAGGATTAAAGAGCTTACTTGCCTTTATGAAGTGTCTTCTATTATCGTACATGCAGATGTAGATCAAATGCAAGAAACGCTCAATGCTATTGCATTTAGCTTAAAGAAAGGCTTTCAATATCCTAGCAATACAGAGATTTCTATTGAGACCTCATTATGGTCCACCATTACAGAGTGTGCCAATGAAGCCATATGTCTAGAAGCACCCATCCAAGTATTTAATAAGCCTAATGGGATGATTACTGCCTACTTGATAGGTAAGAGCTCTTTTTTAAGGGAAGAAAAACAATTACTAGATAGTGTCGCTCAGAAAATAGGAAATCTACTGGAGCGTATAGAAATACAGCAAAATGAAACCTCGCTCAAGAGGCAGATGGAGCGTGCAGATCGTCTGGGTATTCTAGGTGAGATAACTGCAGGGATTGCACATGAACTTAACACGCCATTAGCAAATATTTTAGGATTTGCAGAGCTTTTAAAAGAAGATATAGCGAGTAATGAAAGCGCAACAGAAGATCTAGATAAGATTATAAAGAATGCTATTTTCTCCCGTGAGGTCGTAAAAAAGTTAATGTTTTTTGCCTGTGAGATGCCGCAAGAAATGCAAGCGCTTAATATGGTGCCTAGTATTAAAAGTGCCGTAGCATTACTAGAAGCTTCGTTCAAAAAAGCGAAGGTTAATTATCTGATAGACATTGATGATCACGAACTATGGCTTAAGGCAGATACGATTCAAATCACACAGATTATTTTTAATCTAATCATAAATGCTATTTATTTTTCGCCAGAAAACGGACTTGTTACCATCACGGCATCACAATCTGATCGATCTATTATATTAAGAATAAAAGACGAAGGCGTTGGGTTATCTAGTGAGGTGCTAGATAAAGTGTTTCAGCCTTTTTTCACCACAAAACCTACGGGTGATGGTTCTGGGTTAGGACTTAGTGTGGTACATGGTATTGTTGCGAGCCACAAAGGAACTATTACAGCTAGAAATAATAAAGACAAAGGCGCTACATTTACCGTAACGCTACCAAGATCTTAAGACGCTATGCAACTCAATAAAGAGAACATATTAATAGTAGATGATGACATCAATATCTTAGAGCTGTTGCAGCGTCACTTGCAATCATGGAACTATCATACCTATAAGGCAGTGTCTGTAAAGGAGGCAGTTCAAATACTACGCGATACACATATAGATTTACTTATTACAGATCTTAAAATGCCAGAAATAGATGGCACAGAACTCATTAATTTTGTGTCTGAGCATTATCCACAATTACCTAAACTTATAGTAACTGGCTATCCTTCTGTGCAAGATTCCCTCGCTGCAATAAAGTCTGGAGTTGTAGACTATCTGACCAAGCCTTTTACTAAAATCGAATTAAAAGCGGCTATTAATAAGTCATTCGTAAATGATGACGGAAGTGTAGCTACTAACCGGAAAGAACAAACTACTACAAGTAAGACACAGCACAAACCCTATGGTGAGATTATAGGAAACTCTGATAAGATTAATAGTGTTATCCAGATTATAGAGCGTGTAAAGGATAATAAAGCAACCATATTTATAAAAGGTGAGAGTGGTACAGGTAAAGAGCTTGTAGCAAGAGCTATTCATTATCAAGGTAAATTTTCGCGAGCACCGTTTATTGCCGTAAACTGTGGCGGTATACCAGAAAACCTATTAGAGTCAGAGTTGTTTGGGTACTCAAAAGGAGCCTTTACAGGCGCCGATAAAAATCGGGATGGCTTTTTTCAAGCGGCAAATGGTGGGACTATTTTCCTCG
The genomic region above belongs to Dokdonia sp. Dokd-P16 and contains:
- a CDS encoding DUF3124 domain-containing protein, encoding MKYLLPIILVYLLVLSCEEPKPLSSVDPVNWEKRTVKSTLSDSLETGSTFLSIYSQIYLRTENDQADLTATISLHNPNREAQVYVDKAVYYNTYGEPIRVYFDKTIFIKPMETVQIVIDGVDKEGGTGANFIFDWKIEPHTNEPIIEAIMISTYGQQGISFVTTGKKLLRS
- a CDS encoding sensor histidine kinase codes for the protein MATTEDELKERIKELTCLYEVSSIIVHADVDQMQETLNAIAFSLKKGFQYPSNTEISIETSLWSTITECANEAICLEAPIQVFNKPNGMITAYLIGKSSFLREEKQLLDSVAQKIGNLLERIEIQQNETSLKRQMERADRLGILGEITAGIAHELNTPLANILGFAELLKEDIASNESATEDLDKIIKNAIFSREVVKKLMFFACEMPQEMQALNMVPSIKSAVALLEASFKKAKVNYLIDIDDHELWLKADTIQITQIIFNLIINAIYFSPENGLVTITASQSDRSIILRIKDEGVGLSSEVLDKVFQPFFTTKPTGDGSGLGLSVVHGIVASHKGTITARNNKDKGATFTVTLPRS
- a CDS encoding sigma-54-dependent transcriptional regulator, translating into MQLNKENILIVDDDINILELLQRHLQSWNYHTYKAVSVKEAVQILRDTHIDLLITDLKMPEIDGTELINFVSEHYPQLPKLIVTGYPSVQDSLAAIKSGVVDYLTKPFTKIELKAAINKSFVNDDGSVATNRKEQTTTSKTQHKPYGEIIGNSDKINSVIQIIERVKDNKATIFIKGESGTGKELVARAIHYQGKFSRAPFIAVNCGGIPENLLESELFGYSKGAFTGADKNRDGFFQAANGGTIFLDEIGNASTAVQSRLLRVLQEKEVVKVGAQKPEKIDVRVIAATNSDLKEMIKKGTFREDLFYRLTVVEVDVAPLRERKEDIPLLIEKFLFKYGVEFKDRFIKITPEATAILQRYDWPGNIRELENIIQRAVIMCDKVVEVAHLPEALKYAIDFPEDGLLSLKEMEKIHIRKVLSAMENNKTKAAQILGIDRKTLRSKLED